In Rhodoligotrophos appendicifer, the sequence CACGAGCGGGCACTCCGGCAACTGTGCGGTTCGCTGGCACATCTTGAAGCACGACGCTGCCTGCTGCGACTCTCGAGCAATGACCGATTTCGATGTTCCCCAATACCTTCGCTCCCGCGCCGATTAGCACGCCGCGTCTCACTTTCGGATGACGGTCGCCACATTCCTTGCCCGTACCGCCCAAGGTCACATCGTGCAACATCGACACATCGTCCTCGACCACGGCGGTTTCACCAATCACCACCGCATGGGCATGGTCAATCATGATCCCCCGACCAATTCTGGCCGAAGGGTGGATATCAACCGAGAAAATCTGAGAGGCCCGGCTCTGCAGATAGAGCGCAAAATCTTTGCGACCCATCAAATGCAGCGCATGGGCCATACGGTAGGTTTCGATGGCATGAAAGCCTTTGAAGTACAGCAGGGGCTCGACGTAGCGACTGCAAGCAGGATCACGATCAAAGACGGCGAGAATGTCGGCCCGTGCCGCGTCGCCGATCTCCGGATAGGCCTCCAAGGCATCCTCGAACGCCTTCACAAGCAACTCTGCCCCCACATCTGCATGGCCAAGTTTCTGAGCCAGCCTCTGAGACAAAGCCTCTTCAAACCGGTCGTGACTGAGAATCGTCGAGAATACGAAGCCGCCCAAGGCCGGATCGGATGACGCAATCGCCTCCGCCTCCTGGCGAATCTGGGTCCACACAGGATCAACTTCGTGCAGCACTGCAGTCGACGCGGCAAAGCGTGCCATTTTGTCTCTCCTTCCACCGAGGCGGAGACCATCGATGAGATGGCGTATCTTTTATTCGAGATAACCGTTCCAGGGACGAGGCACAAGAAGGCTGCTTGCAGATGGTAGGGGGAGCTGCTAGCCGGCCCCGGATATGATCTTTCACATGGAGAGAGAAATGACCTCCAGTTTCCTGGCTCTTGGCGAAGCTCTTCCGTCCCCCACGCCACATTTGGTAGCACGCCGAGACGGCTCGGTCGGGTGGATGATTTTCAACAGGCCGGACCGCCGCAACGCCATCAGCGTGGACATCTGGCAGGCCATCCCTGAACTCATGAGGACCTTCAACGAGGACTCGCGGATCCGATCGATCGTTCTGACCGGCGCTGGCGACCGGGCCTTCATCGCGGGCGCCGATATTTCGGAGTTTGACTCAGCGCGTGCGAATGCGCTTGAGGGCGAGGCGTACGAAGCCCGGAACAACGCCGCCTACAGCGCTATTTCCAGCAGCCCCAAGCCAGTCATCGCCCGCATCAACGGTTTCTGCATCGGAGGTGGTGTTGCCATAGCCTTGGCATGCGACATCCGCATAGCCAGCAGAGGGTCTACCTTCGCCATACCGGCGGCGCGGCTTGGCCTGGGATATCCTCCTCAAGCGGTCGGCCTGCTGTTGCGAGCCATCAGCGCCTCGCAGGCCAAACTCCTTATTAGCACGGCTCAGCAGGTGGATAGTGAGGAGGCGCTTCGGATCGGACTGATTGACCGTCTCTGCGAAAAGGATGATCTCGACGCCCTGCTTTTCTCCCTTACCCACACAATTTCCGAGAATGCTCCTCTGACGATCGCTGCCGGTAACATGGTGATCGATGCTCTGAACGAGAGGCCGACATCGGGCCGGGATGGTCAGGATGCTATAAGAGCTTGCTTTGACAGCGAGGATTATCGGGAGGGGCGCATGGCTTTCATGGAGAAAAGAAAGCCAAAATTTCAAGGGCGATGACAATGACGCCCAGTCGTGAGGAAAAAACCAGCCAGAGACACGATTTCAGGGAACCGAAACTTTGAACTGGCGTTGATCCCGTACAAGTTCCACTTCATTTTCCCATACGGCAGACGCCAGGAGGTTTTAATGCTTAAGAAATCTGTGAGCATCCTTGCACTCACGGCGGCGCTAGGCTTCGCGCCTGTCGCGTATGCACAGACGCAGACTGACACGACGGCAACGCCGCCAGCTTCAGCAGCTCCCTCGGCCCAGACGGAAACCCCCGCTCCGTCCACCGATTCGTCATCAACATCGACGATGGGACAAACCGCGCCGAGCGGATCGACTGCGGATACGGCTGCTCCGACCACCCCTCCGTCGACCGCAGACACGACTCCGCCAGCAACCACTGACACTACGACGCAGGCGGCCACAACTCCGGACGATGAGGGTCAGCCCGTAGACGGTCAGATCACCATGCAGAACGAGGGCACCTATCTTGGTACCGACCTTATCGGCACCACGGTCTACACTGCAGGCGATGAGAGCATCGGTGACGTGAATGATGTCATCATCACGACAGACGGCCGGATCGATGGCGTCGTGGTAGGTGTTGGCGGCTTCCTCGGCATTGGCGAGAAAAACGTTGCCCTGAAACTCGACACGGTTCAGATGGTCGATCAGGGTGATAACACTGTGAAACTCACAGTGAGTTCGACGAAGGAAGAGCTGGAAAAGGCTCCGTCGTTCAAGACCGTTGCCGACGCCAAGCGAGAGACCGACGCGGCGACTCCTGCGTCCGGCGCCATGACTGGTGCTCCTGCGACCACCACAACATCGCAGTAATCCTCACTTATTGACTGCGTTACGTTTAGGCTGCGCCACTCGGCGCAGCCTTTTCGGTGAACTCTCGTTCTTTGTGTCGGTTCTGATCGAGAAAGCTTATCACGCCTTCCTTGTAGACTCGGTCACCGACAGTGCGCATGTGGTCCCGATCGGGCACCGGAAGGATTTCAGAGCCCGGAATGGCATCCTGAAGTGGCTCAGGGGCTCCGGCAATATCATCACGGGAGCCAACAGCGATTAAAGTTCGGGCTCGTATCTGGCCAAGCTCTTCAACACTCAGTCGCTGACGCGACACCCTTATACATGCGGCGAGAGCGCGAAGATCGCTTTTGGTATTCTCAGCGAAAATCCGGAATGCACGGGCCTGCGGATCAGTGATCTGTTCGAGGCTGTCCGCCTCCAGAGCCCTGGCTATGGCTTCGTCACCAGGCACGCCATTTATCATGTTTTCGGCGAGGCCCGCCAAAATCAGAGAGCGGACATGTTCTGGATAGTTGATCGCCAACACTGCGGCGATGCGGGCGCCCATCGAATATCCCATCACGTCAGCCCGATCGAAACCAAGATGATCCAATAACCGTTTGGCGTCTTTCGCCATCTTGATGGTGGCGTAGGGAGGCGTCTCATAAAGTTTCCCGCTGCGACCATGCCCCCGGTTATCAATGATCACTACTTGACGCCCGGCACGTGCAAGGAGCCTGACCCAGCCAGTGTCGACCCAATTCACTCGGCCATTCGATGCAAAGCCGTGGATCAAAAGGATTGGATCACCCTCCCCTTCCGTTTCATAGTTGATCATCACACCGTCTGATAAGAACTGCGGCACAGGTTGCTCCAGAATTCGACTGACGGACGACTTTGCCGGCATCCATAGGATATGGTATCGGCGGCTCAGCACAACCCCAGGCCCAGGCGACCGATATGGCTCACGCAGTTATTCCTAAGTTTCAAAATGACATGGGTGTCGACATCGTCGAGCTCGGAGCAAAGGAGTTCGAATGCATCGGCGCCAAGCCACCCTTCGATCATCCGCACATCTATTTGGACATGGGCAGCGACAATGAGATCATCTGTCCCTACTGCTCCACCGTTTACCGCTACAAAAGCGACTTAGCGGCAGATCAGTCTCGACCGACCGATGCGCTCTACAAAGAATATGTCGAGGGCTGAACCGCGCCGGTCGATCTCCGGTGCCGGCTCACGGCTACTCATTCGCTCAGCACAGGTTCCCGACATTGCTGTTCTTTCGGCGCTGGCCCAGGAGCTCCGCCGTCACGAGGCTATGCTCTATCAACGGATCGCGCCAGCATCGCAACTCGCAACCTCCTATGTAGAAGAGCTGATGGCAGAGGCTGCTGCGGCCGAAGGCATTCTGCTTGTCGCCGAATGGCATCGTGGGATCGCAGGTTACATTTTCCTGCGACCGCGAGTGATCGATGAAATGCCCGATCACAGTCAGATTCATTACGCCATGGTGGATGATCTGGTGGTGACGCGAGCGCTCCGCGGAAACGGGATAGGACGGCGGCTATTGGAGGCGGGTGAAGCCCAAGCCCGCAAACAAGGCGCAAGCTGGATCCGCATCGGTTCTCTGGCTCGGAACGAAGCAGCTCTGGCCTTGTACAAGGGTGCTGGGTTCCAGGATCACCTGGTGATCCTGGAGAAGCCTCTCCACCAAGTCAGCGCCCAGGATGGCATCGGGGTGGCTCGATCTCAAATCGATTGACATCCTTGCAGCGCCAGCCTTGAAGCCGTGCCTGCAGCGGCCTAAATCATTAGGGAATATCGCTTCACCCGAAACCGAGCAGACAGGCACCCGAATGAACAATCCCTCCAGCAGGATCTTCGACGAAATGGCCAAGATGTTCGGCACTGCCGCGTCGGCTGCTCAGGGTTTGCGGGGCGAGGTCGATAATCTTATTCGGTCGCAGGCTGAGCGAATTCTGGGAGATCTTGAAGTCGTCCAGCGCGAGGAGTTCGACAGCGTCCGGGAGATGGCTCGACTCGCACGGGAGGAAAACCAGGAACTGAGAGCCCGGATCGAGGCACTTGAGAAGCGGCTCGCGGAACCTGTCACAGCAAATGCTTCACGCGCTGCGGTCGGAGAGCCCAAGCGCATACCTCGCGAAGCAAAGGCGAAAACGGCCAAGGCCAAGACGACTCCAGATACCCCAGGCTGATAAGTCTCCATCACCCCTTGGCGTGAAAAGTTTTTGTATACGGCAGCAGTTTGCCTGTGGACTGCGGGTTCGCCTGAAAAGTTAATGACTTGCGCGGCGCCCGCGTCTCCTTCACCGTCCACTTATAGCGGTTGAGTTGATTCGGAGCGCGAAATCTAGTGTGGCACTCCCTAGAGCCGTGTCTCCGGCCATGTCAACTGCCGGAGGGGAGATCATAATGACGGCTGTTCAAGCATTCGTTGACGAGCAGATAAATCCTCTGGACACCATGGAGCTGGTGGCGGCCGCACATGATTGGTCGATTGACCGCAGTGGCGATGATGAGATCAATCTCCTCGTCACCGGTTCATGGAGCGACCTGCATCTTTGCGTCAACTGGCGGGATGATCTCGAGGGCCTTCATCTGGCCTGTGGCTTTGATCTCAAAGTCCCGGAGGGCCGGCGCGAAGAGGTCGCTCGGCTGATCGCCTTGATCAACGAGCAGCTGATGTTTGGTCATTTCGACCTTTGGAAGAGCGAAGGCACCCTGATCTTTCGCAACGGACTGCTGCTTTGTGGGGGTGTCGAAGTCACTGAATCGCAGTGCGAGGCGCTCATTCAACTGGCGCTGGAGAGTTGCGAGCGCTTCTATCCGGCGTTTCAGTTCGTTATCTGGGCGGGCCAGAGCGCTGAGGCCGCGATGGAGGCGAGCCTCCTGGAGACGCAGGGTGAGGCTTGACCACGGAGTGAGCGGATGAATTTCGACGGCAAGCTTGTCCTCGTGGGTGCGGGCAAGATGGGCGGGGCAATGCTCGAAGGCTGGCTTTCGCGGGGCCTCACAGCAGGTCAGGTCGTTGTGATCGATCCGTCTCCTGCACCGGAGATAACCGACCTCATCAACCGCCAGGGCGTCACTCTGAACCCTGTTATTGATGCCATCGACGATGTCGCGGTGGTGCTCATAGCGGTCAAACCGCAGGCGATCGGAGAGGTTTTGCCGACCCTTGCTCCCTTGGCCAAGCAGAAGCCGCTTTTCATCTCCGTCGCTGCGGGGAAGACGCTCGCGACATTCGAAGCGGCGTTTGGTGACGACAAGGCAATCATTCGGGCGATGCCGAATACGCCCGCAGCCGTCGGACGCGGGATTACTGTGCTGTGCCCCAATCAAAACGTAACACATGCACAGCTCGCCCTGGGGGAAGACCTGCTGTCTGCCGTCGGCGAAGTCGACCACATCACGGAAGAGTCCCTCATGGACGCGGTCACAGCCGTATCAGGATCCGGCCCTGCTTATGTCTTCTTCCTAGCCGAATGTCTTTCAGCGGCCGGCATCAAGGCGGGATTGCCCGAGGGTCTGGCCACGAAGCTTGCGCGCGAGACTGTCGCTGGTGCCGGAGAATTGATGCGCGTGTCTGGGCTGCCTGCAGCAGTCTTGCGCGAGAATGTGACCTCGGCCGGTGGGACCACTGCGGCGGCACTCGCCGTGCTGATGTCCGCAGACGGCTTGCGTCCTATCATGCAAAGCGCAGTCGCCGCAGCGACCAGACGATCTAGGGAGTTAGCAGTCTGAGATTTAACCAAAGGAACCTGAGAGCTGTAAAAGACCTTTTCCTATGATGGTCTGAGCGCTTAAGCTTCGAACAAACAGGGAAACAGGATGGCGCAAAAACAACCTAAACAATCGGGCGCAAAGCCCAACCGGCCCCGAAAGACGGACATGCCGACACAGATCAAGGCCGAACAGTCAGACACACCGCGGCAAGCCGTCGTTGACGCGATGCTGAAGCTCGCCGCACTCAATGGTTGGCGGGATCTTTCCTTGCGTGATATCGCCCGCGAAAGTGGTGTGTCTCTGGCGAATGTGCGGTCCAACTACTCGTCGAAAACAGCAATACTCACGGATTTCATAAAGATAACTGACGAGGCCGTTCTGGAGCGAGCCGCCAAGGAGGTCTCCTCCACGGAGGCTCATGACCGTTTGTTCGACGTGGTGATGATGCGTCTCGAAGCGCTTGCTCCCTACAAAACGGCGCTGAAGGCCATTTTTCGGGACGCCGGATCGATCGTTGACGACCTGCCGCTGCTGTTCTGGACCCAAGCGGCGTCGAAGCACTGGATGCTGGTGGCGGCAGACCTCGAGCCCCGCGGAATGAAGGGCATTTTGACGGCATCGGGACTTGCCTTGATCTATGCCAGAGTTTTGCGCACGTGGCTCAAGGAAGACAGTCCTGATTTGCCCCGAACCATGGCGGAACTCGATCGACTGCTGCACAGGGGTGAACGCAGTTTGGAGCGACTCGAGGGGCCGATGGCGCTCTGTGGCATGGCGCAGCGAATGGCCTGCGACTTCGTCCGGCAAGCGCGGCAGTTGCGGCGTGAGAGGCGAGCGAGTCGCACAAGCCGACCCCGCGGCTCGCCTGATGCCGAAACTGCATCGATCTGAGGCTGTAAGCATGGCGGGGGTCGTAGAGCCGGCAATCACCTTCGATGATTTTCTGAAGGTGGACATTCGCGTGGGCACGATCGTGCAGGCAGAGCCCTTTCCGCAGGCCCGAAAGCCCGCTTTCAGGTTGTTGATCGACTTCGGAGACCCCGTCGGCGTCAAAAAGAGCTCGGCTCAAATTACCGTCCATTATTCCATCGAGGAATTACTCGGACGAAAGGTGGCCGCTGTGGTGAACTTTCCGCCGCGGCAAATCGGGCCCTTTATGTCAGAGGTGCTTACGCTGGGTTTCACCGACGCTGACGGTCACATCGTGCTCGCCGGGATCGACCACGACGTTCCGAATGGTAGCCGTCTCTGCTGATCTACCAGACCGGCGTCTGCACAATCGCCCTCAGACCACCTTTGGGGCTGTCGGCGAGGGTAATGTCTCCACCGTGACTTCTTGCTATGTCACGAGCGATTGCCAAACCGAGCCCCGTGCCACTCTCATCCTGATTACGCGCATCATCCAATCGAAAGAACGGTCTGAACACGGCTTCCCGCTGGCTTGGTGCAATACCGGGACCGTCATCATCGACAATCAAAGTCAGATGCCTGTCATCAAGCGATGCCGATATTGAGATGTTGGCGGCATGCCGGGCGGCATTGCCCACAAGATTTGCCAAGCATCGCTTATAGGCGTTCGGCTTCACGGGAGCCCAGAGTTCTTCTGGGACGGCACAATGTACATCTCTGCCCCGCTTTTGCCCGATACGGGCGACAGAGGCTACGATTGAGGAAATATCTGCGTCAACCGACCGTTCGCCTCCGTCACCACGGACAAAAGCCATGTAGTCCTCGAGCATGCCCTGCATTTCGTCGGCATCACGCTTCAGTTCTTGGGTCTGTGGCGTATCACCAAGGCAGGCGAGTTCGAGCTTGAAGCGCGTGAGGATCGTACGGAGGTCGTGGCTGACACCGGCCAGCATGGCTGTGCGCTGCTCCACATGCCGCTCAATCCGCTCGCGCATATTGTTAAACGCCAGGGCAGCAACTTGAACTTCAGCAGCTCCGCGAGGTTGGAAGGGTGGCACATCCCGCCCCATTCCGAAGCTCTGTGCCGCCTCGGCCAGCTGGAGAATTGGCTTGATCTGATTGCGGAGGAATATGACCGCAACGAACATAAGAACCAGGGAGGAGCCGACCATCCAGAGCAGGAAGATATGGGTATTCGAGGCGTAGGCCCGGCTTTGGTTGGTGAGCACGCGGAAGATCATACCCGGCGCAACTTCAACGCGGACATCCACATAGCCGGACCGTCCCAAGGTATCCAACCAGAATGGTCTGTCCACAAAGCGGGCGATGTATTTCGAGAGTTTGATATCGAGCAGTGAGAAGAGCGGCTTTTCAGCGGGCGGCGGCAAATCATGCCCTTCAACAATACTCAATCCCAGATCGAGGGTGTCATTTGCCATCCTGAGAAGATGCGCCCGATTCTCAGGGGTTTTTGGATAATAGTCATAGGCTTCCACGATCAATGCGATTTCGCGCGCGACCGACTTCGAAAGCTGTTTCGTTACGCGGTCCCAATGACGCTCCATGAAAATGAAGGCCATAATCGACTGAAGGAGCACGATGGGCGTTATGATGATAATCAGCGACCGGGGATAAAGACCATCGGGCAGATGACGCTCCAGAAAACGGTTGAAGCGCCAGTAGAGCCCAGGCTGAACTGCTCGCTCGGGTCCGACGTCAGTGATGGAACTCATATTTGCCGCCTGTTCAGCGCGTGCATCCTAATCCGTGTAGAGAATATAGCCTGAACCCCTTACGGTTTGCAGATAGACCGGTGTCGCGGGATCGGCCTCTATCTTCCGCCGCAACCGATTGATCTGCACATCGACGGCCCGAACACTCTCACTGGAATTTTCACCTGCAAGCTCATTTCGGCTTATCGCTTCACCTCGGCGCTCTGCGAACAGCCTCAGCAAATCACGCTCTCGGCTGGTGAGCTTTACCGTCTGGCCATCACGCCTGAGCTCACCTCGCTGCAGATT encodes:
- the cysE gene encoding serine O-acetyltransferase, coding for MARFAASTAVLHEVDPVWTQIRQEAEAIASSDPALGGFVFSTILSHDRFEEALSQRLAQKLGHADVGAELLVKAFEDALEAYPEIGDAARADILAVFDRDPACSRYVEPLLYFKGFHAIETYRMAHALHLMGRKDFALYLQSRASQIFSVDIHPSARIGRGIMIDHAHAVVIGETAVVEDDVSMLHDVTLGGTGKECGDRHPKVRRGVLIGAGAKVLGNIEIGHCSRVAAGSVVLQDVPANRTVAGVPARVVGYAGCSEPSRRMDHVLTEGDAPDKN
- a CDS encoding enoyl-CoA hydratase, which codes for MTSSFLALGEALPSPTPHLVARRDGSVGWMIFNRPDRRNAISVDIWQAIPELMRTFNEDSRIRSIVLTGAGDRAFIAGADISEFDSARANALEGEAYEARNNAAYSAISSSPKPVIARINGFCIGGGVAIALACDIRIASRGSTFAIPAARLGLGYPPQAVGLLLRAISASQAKLLISTAQQVDSEEALRIGLIDRLCEKDDLDALLFSLTHTISENAPLTIAAGNMVIDALNERPTSGRDGQDAIRACFDSEDYREGRMAFMEKRKPKFQGR
- a CDS encoding PRC-barrel domain-containing protein, which produces MRKKPARDTISGNRNFELALIPYKFHFIFPYGRRQEVLMLKKSVSILALTAALGFAPVAYAQTQTDTTATPPASAAPSAQTETPAPSTDSSSTSTMGQTAPSGSTADTAAPTTPPSTADTTPPATTDTTTQAATTPDDEGQPVDGQITMQNEGTYLGTDLIGTTVYTAGDESIGDVNDVIITTDGRIDGVVVGVGGFLGIGEKNVALKLDTVQMVDQGDNTVKLTVSSTKEELEKAPSFKTVADAKRETDAATPASGAMTGAPATTTTSQ
- a CDS encoding alpha/beta fold hydrolase, which gives rise to MPQFLSDGVMINYETEGEGDPILLIHGFASNGRVNWVDTGWVRLLARAGRQVVIIDNRGHGRSGKLYETPPYATIKMAKDAKRLLDHLGFDRADVMGYSMGARIAAVLAINYPEHVRSLILAGLAENMINGVPGDEAIARALEADSLEQITDPQARAFRIFAENTKSDLRALAACIRVSRQRLSVEELGQIRARTLIAVGSRDDIAGAPEPLQDAIPGSEILPVPDRDHMRTVGDRVYKEGVISFLDQNRHKEREFTEKAAPSGAA
- a CDS encoding zinc-finger domain-containing protein: MAHAVIPKFQNDMGVDIVELGAKEFECIGAKPPFDHPHIYLDMGSDNEIICPYCSTVYRYKSDLAADQSRPTDALYKEYVEG
- a CDS encoding GNAT family N-acetyltransferase; this translates as MSRAEPRRSISGAGSRLLIRSAQVPDIAVLSALAQELRRHEAMLYQRIAPASQLATSYVEELMAEAAAAEGILLVAEWHRGIAGYIFLRPRVIDEMPDHSQIHYAMVDDLVVTRALRGNGIGRRLLEAGEAQARKQGASWIRIGSLARNEAALALYKGAGFQDHLVILEKPLHQVSAQDGIGVARSQID
- a CDS encoding accessory factor UbiK family protein, which produces MNNPSSRIFDEMAKMFGTAASAAQGLRGEVDNLIRSQAERILGDLEVVQREEFDSVREMARLAREENQELRARIEALEKRLAEPVTANASRAAVGEPKRIPREAKAKTAKAKTTPDTPG
- a CDS encoding YbjN domain-containing protein; translation: MTAVQAFVDEQINPLDTMELVAAAHDWSIDRSGDDEINLLVTGSWSDLHLCVNWRDDLEGLHLACGFDLKVPEGRREEVARLIALINEQLMFGHFDLWKSEGTLIFRNGLLLCGGVEVTESQCEALIQLALESCERFYPAFQFVIWAGQSAEAAMEASLLETQGEA
- the proC gene encoding pyrroline-5-carboxylate reductase, producing the protein MNFDGKLVLVGAGKMGGAMLEGWLSRGLTAGQVVVIDPSPAPEITDLINRQGVTLNPVIDAIDDVAVVLIAVKPQAIGEVLPTLAPLAKQKPLFISVAAGKTLATFEAAFGDDKAIIRAMPNTPAAVGRGITVLCPNQNVTHAQLALGEDLLSAVGEVDHITEESLMDAVTAVSGSGPAYVFFLAECLSAAGIKAGLPEGLATKLARETVAGAGELMRVSGLPAAVLRENVTSAGGTTAAALAVLMSADGLRPIMQSAVAAATRRSRELAV
- a CDS encoding TetR/AcrR family transcriptional regulator, with product MPTQIKAEQSDTPRQAVVDAMLKLAALNGWRDLSLRDIARESGVSLANVRSNYSSKTAILTDFIKITDEAVLERAAKEVSSTEAHDRLFDVVMMRLEALAPYKTALKAIFRDAGSIVDDLPLLFWTQAASKHWMLVAADLEPRGMKGILTASGLALIYARVLRTWLKEDSPDLPRTMAELDRLLHRGERSLERLEGPMALCGMAQRMACDFVRQARQLRRERRASRTSRPRGSPDAETASI
- a CDS encoding tRNA-binding protein; protein product: MAGVVEPAITFDDFLKVDIRVGTIVQAEPFPQARKPAFRLLIDFGDPVGVKKSSAQITVHYSIEELLGRKVAAVVNFPPRQIGPFMSEVLTLGFTDADGHIVLAGIDHDVPNGSRLC
- a CDS encoding ATP-binding protein — its product is MSSITDVGPERAVQPGLYWRFNRFLERHLPDGLYPRSLIIIITPIVLLQSIMAFIFMERHWDRVTKQLSKSVAREIALIVEAYDYYPKTPENRAHLLRMANDTLDLGLSIVEGHDLPPPAEKPLFSLLDIKLSKYIARFVDRPFWLDTLGRSGYVDVRVEVAPGMIFRVLTNQSRAYASNTHIFLLWMVGSSLVLMFVAVIFLRNQIKPILQLAEAAQSFGMGRDVPPFQPRGAAEVQVAALAFNNMRERIERHVEQRTAMLAGVSHDLRTILTRFKLELACLGDTPQTQELKRDADEMQGMLEDYMAFVRGDGGERSVDADISSIVASVARIGQKRGRDVHCAVPEELWAPVKPNAYKRCLANLVGNAARHAANISISASLDDRHLTLIVDDDGPGIAPSQREAVFRPFFRLDDARNQDESGTGLGLAIARDIARSHGGDITLADSPKGGLRAIVQTPVW